The genomic segment ATTTCTAAAAGAGTTTTTTTGTCCAAACTTTGTGCATTTTTATTTAATGCTTTTAAATAATTGGACTCATTTAAAATATCTATTGATGTAATAATTTCATTATTAACTTTAAATAAGATCTTATTTTCTAAGGCTAAAGCTGAATTAATTAAAAATAGAAATATTATAACAAAATAATTATGTAATTTATTCATTTATCTATTTTTCAACACTTTGATTAAAAGTTGTTAAAGGTGTTAACTTAATTGTAAACATTATATCTTCCGTTGGTTTTAGCTCTCTATCACTATAATAAGATTTGTTATAAGTTATGCCTGCAACAAGACAGTCATTTTTATATTCATAAATCAAATCATAGTATTCAGTTAAATCTGTTTCTTTATTTCTTCTTGTTCTAAATAATAAACTATTGCTGCTATCAATATTATATCTAGTTGTGTTTTCAATAGCATGAGCAGACCCAATATTATTATTTTCTTCAATATAGTTGAAAGTTGTCACAAAATTATTCACTGAAAAAGTGGTACCAATTGAACTATATTCTAGCTCATCATATTGATTATTGATCGAGAAGTCATAATTGAAACTTAAGTTTTCATTAAAATTATTTTTTAATGATCCAATCAAATTTGATTCTTTCTTATTTAATGTAGAAGTTATTGGAATTTCATTAATCTCTTCATCTCTAAATACTTTTCCTAAATTAAATTCAAAATATCTATTTATATTTTCAATACTTTCTTTTCTATATTCGAGACCCAAAGTTAAACTTTTACCAGCCTCCAATGTATCTACCAATCCCAGTCTATTTGTTTCAAATAAATTTGTATTGAATATTTTTCTATTATCTTTTGAGTAATCCTGCATATCTGAGGGGTTGTACCTTAGAGAAAGTTTTGGAGAGAGAAAATTTGTAGACTTGTCTCCTTTTTTTATCATAGGAAAACTTGTTTCAGCCTCGATTAAGCCCATCAATTTTATTTCGGCAGAAGAATCATGTTCATTATTTTCATTTCCTGTAGTGACGATATTTTTTGTAAGAAGATTTAAATTATTTTTTAAACCACTTTTTGACATGAGATTAAAACTCTCAAGATTGATATCATTTATCATTCTACTTCTAAAATTATTAGTATCTTTTAAAATATTATCTCCTGAGGATATAAAATTAATTATTCCAAATTGATTTTCATTTAATTGTGAAGAAAAATTATAGTAAGGCAGAACATATTCATGCCTATCACTTTTAGATTTTCTCAAATCTTCATAAGAATTAAATCCACTAGTAAAATTAAAATTTTCATGCTCTAATTCAATTTTGGCTTGAGAAGATAATATATTAAAATTTTCTGGTTTTAATTCAGAACTAGTTAAATTTTTATCAAAAACCTTAAGATAAGTATCATTATTAACACTGTAAAAGTCTAAACTAAAAATAGAACTTTTAAAATTGTCAAAATTTAAATTGAAATTAAACTTAGAAAAAAAATGAGAAATAGTACCTTTCTCTTTGGTTGAATTTGACTTGTAATTATTTACGAAATTAAAATCAGTTATTAGCGAAGAATTTTTACCCTCTTTTCTAAATTCTGTTTGTAACATCCTCGCGTTTTTATCAAAAATAGTTGGGCTAAACGTAAAATCCTTATCATCAGATAAAGCATAGAAATAAGGGATATTAATAGATGAGCCTAAGGATTTTGAGTTATTAAAACTTGGTGCAAGAAAGCCAGATTGTCTTTTGACAGTCGGATCAGGATGAAAAAATTTTGGAAAATAAAAAACTGTCCGATCATAAAGTTTAATAGCAGCATTATCATAAGTTATTTGTTTTTTATTTTTATCATGGGTTATTTTACTTGCTTGAATTGACCATGGAACGCAATCGTCTCTTTTTTTACAACTTGTAAATTTTCCTTTATTAATAACCGTGATACCATTTTTGCTAGAAGATGAAGCCCCAACTAATCTTGGATCATTTTCTATATTACCAAAGGTATCTTTTTTAAGCTCTAATTTAATTTTACTAGTTAAAAAATTGTTTTCTTTTAAATCTATGAAAGCATTCTCTAAAAAAAATTTTTCATTATTTGGTTTTTTATAATCCTTAACTAATAAAATTTTTTCGCCTTTTAATTTTTCACTATTTAAATCATAAGAGAACTTCTCTAAGCTTAAAAAAACTTCATTTTTAAAATCATAAAATTTTGTTTTTTCACTAGACTCTAAATTCATATTTTTTTTTCTAAAAATAATATCTTTTGACTCTATCAAATAGTCATTGGAAATTTCAGCTTTTACATCACCTTTAGTTTCTATTAACTCTTTATTCTTAAAATAAACTATTTCATTAGCTAATATTTTGTAACTTTTGTTAAAATTAATGAATACCTTATCTTTTGCTAAAATAATTTCTTCCGTAATATTATAAATTAATTTTTCTGAATTAATTAAAGTTTGATTTAAATCTTTAAAAATTACATTACCTTTTAATTCTAAGATATTATTAATCTTATCATAAACAAACTCATCAGCTTCAATTTTATCGCCAGCATTAGACTCTAAAATTCCTCTTTTTTTTCCAATAATTTTTTCATTTTCACTATCAATTTCAATTTCAGTTACATTAAAATTAAAGTTTACGTCTGATAAAGTTTTTGATGTTCCTAAATAAAGAAATAAAAAAAATGATACAATAATTAAAGTTAAATAATTATTTTTTATTAACATAAAATAAATAATAACTGTTAATAATAATTAGAAGAACTATAGGTATAAGCATGCTCGCGATTATATTCAATTTTTCTGTTGATGCTAATGTTGTTAAAAACACAGTAATATAATAAAAACATACAGAAAAAATCAATCCAATACTAAAACTAAAAAATTTATTATTTTTTTGAGAATTAAAAGACAAAATGCTTCCAAAAATCATTATTAATAAAAAAATTACTGGAGCTAATACAACTTTTAAAATGTGGATATTAATATCTAATACTGAATAATTTAATCTTATATAATTTTTTCTCATTTCAAAAAGTTCTAGTAGTGATAAAGAGGATAAATTTGAAAATAAATTTTGTATTGTTTCATAATCATAATTTGTTTTGATTAATCCATCTTTTAAAATTATCTCATTATTATCCTTAAATATTTTAACATCAAATAGCTTCCAATTTTTATTTGATATATCAACTTTTGAACTCTGAATATTCCTTATGACGTTAAAATTTTGATCAAATTCTGAGATAAATATATCTAATAGGTAATTTTGTTCTATTCCAGCAGCATTTATCATTAAAGTTTTACTTTTAACAACGTCTTTAATCCAAAGTCCATTTTTGGTTATTACTGCGAGATATTTATCATCATCAGTATATTTTGATTTAGTAATTAAGTATATATTTTTTAAATTTGATGAAGCTGAGTAGTATATAGTTACGATCAAAATGCTAATTACCAAAGATAGTTGTGAGATTAATTTTATTATCTGAGTATTTTTTAGACCAAAATATTTGAAAGTTTTTATTTCATCGTTTTCTTTGAGCGAAAGAAAAAAATGCATCGTTCCAATTAAAAAAATAAAAGGAAATAATTCAAATATTAAATCAGGAGTATTTATTAGTGCTAAATAAGTTGGTATTAAAATACTTACATTAGAATCTTTAAAAAAATCAAGCTCAGTAATAATACTTAAAATATAGATTAAGCTAAAAAAAATTAAAAAAATTAACAATAAAGATTTTAGATAACTTTTGAATAAGAATTTTTTATAAACTATCATTTATTTTTTCTTTGAGATTTAATTTAATATTAAAAATTATATTAAGTATTATTGTGAAAATTATTGGCAACGAAATAATAATAAGATTTGAGTATAAGTTTTTACTTATAAATCTTTGATTAGTTTCTGATAGTATTAAAAATATTAATCCTAAAAAAAATATTGACAAAATTTTTCTATTGTAGAATTTTTTTTCTTTTGAAGTTAGTATTAATAATAAGCTGACTAATATTATCACAGGTATGTATAAAGGAATTACTAATCTTTTATAAAATTCTCTTATTATGTTGCTAATATTCTCAGATTTACAATTTTCGATATTCAAAATTTCACTTAAATCAACTTCAGTAGTCTGTTTGTAGATTTGAAAATAACATCTAAAAAGATTTATAGTTGAAACTTGTTGTGTTTTTCTATGTGTTATAGCACCCGAGTCAAATTTATTTAACACAATACGTGTTTTTGAAAAATTAAACTCTGAGACATTTCCATTGGTATAACTTAATGTTCTTCCATCAAATAATTCCAAGAAGTTTTGATTATTTTGCACGTTTACCTTGCCTTTTTTAGCAAATATAATTTGAAAATTATTAATATCTCCGTTTTTAACATAAACGTCATATAAATTTCCATTTTCATCTCTTGAATTATTGAATAAAGTTATCCCTTCCAAAGAAGCATTAAATTTTTTTGTTTTAATAAAGCTATCAATAAAATTTATTGAGGAATTTTTTATAATTTTTCTAGAATAGTCTTGAGTATAAGGCACAATTATTGAGACAATTAAAATTTGTAAAATTGTTACAATTATAGAAATATAGAAAAAAAAATTTACAACCTCTATTTTATTGATACCAAAGTTCCAAAAAATAATTAATTCATTTTTCTTTTCATATTTTGAAAAAATATAAATCAAGGTAAGTAATATTATGAAGGGAGTAATTTTAGCAATTATTTTAGGTAAATTCGATAAAGTATATTTTAAGTAAGTACTAATATTTCTTCCATCATCTATTATTATATCTAAAAAATTTACTGCCTGGACGATCCATATTATTAAACTAGCTGACAAGACAGATATTAGAAAAAACGAAATACAATCTAATAGAAGTTTATAAAAAATTTTTTTTCTCATTGAATTATATAACTTTACATATATATCAGTTTATAAAATTTTAATAAAATTATGATAATTAACTTTAACTTTGCATTTAGTAGTGCTTTAAAAAAGCATAACAATTTAGCGATCTTTTTGGGAAAAAACCAGATTGATAAAAATTTTAATTATAATGAAATAAGTATCAAAAAAGATCAAGTAAC from the Candidatus Pelagibacter sp. HIMB1321 genome contains:
- a CDS encoding LPS-assembly protein LptD produces the protein MLIKNNYLTLIIVSFFLFLYLGTSKTLSDVNFNFNVTEIEIDSENEKIIGKKRGILESNAGDKIEADEFVYDKINNILELKGNVIFKDLNQTLINSEKLIYNITEEIILAKDKVFINFNKSYKILANEIVYFKNKELIETKGDVKAEISNDYLIESKDIIFRKKNMNLESSEKTKFYDFKNEVFLSLEKFSYDLNSEKLKGEKILLVKDYKKPNNEKFFLENAFIDLKENNFLTSKIKLELKKDTFGNIENDPRLVGASSSSKNGITVINKGKFTSCKKRDDCVPWSIQASKITHDKNKKQITYDNAAIKLYDRTVFYFPKFFHPDPTVKRQSGFLAPSFNNSKSLGSSINIPYFYALSDDKDFTFSPTIFDKNARMLQTEFRKEGKNSSLITDFNFVNNYKSNSTKEKGTISHFFSKFNFNLNFDNFKSSIFSLDFYSVNNDTYLKVFDKNLTSSELKPENFNILSSQAKIELEHENFNFTSGFNSYEDLRKSKSDRHEYVLPYYNFSSQLNENQFGIINFISSGDNILKDTNNFRSRMINDINLESFNLMSKSGLKNNLNLLTKNIVTTGNENNEHDSSAEIKLMGLIEAETSFPMIKKGDKSTNFLSPKLSLRYNPSDMQDYSKDNRKIFNTNLFETNRLGLVDTLEAGKSLTLGLEYRKESIENINRYFEFNLGKVFRDEEINEIPITSTLNKKESNLIGSLKNNFNENLSFNYDFSINNQYDELEYSSIGTTFSVNNFVTTFNYIEENNNIGSAHAIENTTRYNIDSSNSLLFRTRRNKETDLTEYYDLIYEYKNDCLVAGITYNKSYYSDRELKPTEDIMFTIKLTPLTTFNQSVEK
- a CDS encoding LptF/LptG family permease, with the translated sequence MIVYKKFLFKSYLKSLLLIFLIFFSLIYILSIITELDFFKDSNVSILIPTYLALINTPDLIFELFPFIFLIGTMHFFLSLKENDEIKTFKYFGLKNTQIIKLISQLSLVISILIVTIYYSASSNLKNIYLITKSKYTDDDKYLAVITKNGLWIKDVVKSKTLMINAAGIEQNYLLDIFISEFDQNFNVIRNIQSSKVDISNKNWKLFDVKIFKDNNEIILKDGLIKTNYDYETIQNLFSNLSSLSLLELFEMRKNYIRLNYSVLDINIHILKVVLAPVIFLLIMIFGSILSFNSQKNNKFFSFSIGLIFSVCFYYITVFLTTLASTEKLNIIASMLIPIVLLIIINSYYLFYVNKK
- a CDS encoding LptF/LptG family permease; this encodes MRKKIFYKLLLDCISFFLISVLSASLIIWIVQAVNFLDIIIDDGRNISTYLKYTLSNLPKIIAKITPFIILLTLIYIFSKYEKKNELIIFWNFGINKIEVVNFFFYISIIVTILQILIVSIIVPYTQDYSRKIIKNSSINFIDSFIKTKKFNASLEGITLFNNSRDENGNLYDVYVKNGDINNFQIIFAKKGKVNVQNNQNFLELFDGRTLSYTNGNVSEFNFSKTRIVLNKFDSGAITHRKTQQVSTINLFRCYFQIYKQTTEVDLSEILNIENCKSENISNIIREFYKRLVIPLYIPVIILVSLLLILTSKEKKFYNRKILSIFFLGLIFLILSETNQRFISKNLYSNLIIISLPIIFTIILNIIFNIKLNLKEKINDSL